Proteins found in one Artemia franciscana chromosome 13, ASM3288406v1, whole genome shotgun sequence genomic segment:
- the LOC136034550 gene encoding protein snakeskin-like isoform X2 translates to MADFRVLARAHGFIKLAEVLLAAVCLGLIRHYDLHFGGDITTGSYQDRYLCGIITIGGFILVSLPLLLSYIWGEAGTYQTLLEMIYNFTGMVLFLTAGSLALDYYNSYKATGGSPDAGKALGALCIINGFFYLTDTVLAVRHSYATSTLPI, encoded by the exons atggcGGATTTTCGAGTGTTAGCTAGAGCTCATGGATTTATCAAATTAGCGGAAGTG TTATTAGCGGCAGTTTGTCTTGGTTTAATAAGGCATTATGACCTGCATTTTGGTGGTGATATTACAACAGGATCTTATCAAGACAGATATTTATGTGGCATCATCACAATTGGTGGCTTCATTTTAGTATCCTTACCTCTTTTGTTGTCCTACATATGGGGTGAAGCTGGAACGTATCAAACGCTATTG GAAATGATTTACAACTTCACTGGCATGGTCCTGTTTCTTACTGCTGGATCTTTGGCTTTGGATTACTACAACTCCTACAAAGCTACTGGAGGAAGTCCCGACGCAGGCAAAGCTTTGGGG GCCCTGTGTATTATCAACGGTTTCTTCTACCTCACTGACACAGTCCTGGCTGTGCGCCACAGCTACGCAAC ATCGACTCTACCAATCTAA
- the LOC136034550 gene encoding protein snakeskin-like isoform X1, with product MADFRVLARAHGFIKLAEVLLAAVCLGLIRHYDLHFGGDITTGSYQDRYLCGIITIGGFILVSLPLLLSYIWGEAGTYQTLLEMIYNFTGMVLFLTAGSLALDYYNSYKATGGSPDAGKALGALCIINGFFYLTDTVLAVRHSYATVEQSFT from the exons atggcGGATTTTCGAGTGTTAGCTAGAGCTCATGGATTTATCAAATTAGCGGAAGTG TTATTAGCGGCAGTTTGTCTTGGTTTAATAAGGCATTATGACCTGCATTTTGGTGGTGATATTACAACAGGATCTTATCAAGACAGATATTTATGTGGCATCATCACAATTGGTGGCTTCATTTTAGTATCCTTACCTCTTTTGTTGTCCTACATATGGGGTGAAGCTGGAACGTATCAAACGCTATTG GAAATGATTTACAACTTCACTGGCATGGTCCTGTTTCTTACTGCTGGATCTTTGGCTTTGGATTACTACAACTCCTACAAAGCTACTGGAGGAAGTCCCGACGCAGGCAAAGCTTTGGGG GCCCTGTGTATTATCAACGGTTTCTTCTACCTCACTGACACAGTCCTGGCTGTGCGCCACAGCTACGCAAC GGTAGAACAGTCCTTCACATGA
- the LOC136035086 gene encoding protein snakeskin-like has translation MADLRVFARAIGFLKLAEVIVAIICLVLTRQYDLHFGGDIISGSYIDRYLTGIITIGGFLMISLALLISYVWGEAGTYQRFLELIFNFAGMIMFIVTGALVLEYYNSSYVTGGYIGAGKVLGVLCLINGLLYLIDSVLAYRQGYNTI, from the exons ATGGCAGATTTAAGAGTATTTGCTCGAGCTATTGGATTTTTGAAATTGGCTGAAGTT ATTGTTGCTATAATTTGTCTTGTATTGACTCGACAATATGACTTACATTTCGGTGGTGACATTATTTCTGGAAGTTACATCGACAGATATTTAACAGGCATCATTACCATTGGTGGATTTTTGATGATTTCATTGGCACTTCTTATATCCTATGTCTGGGGCGAAGCTGGAACATATCAGCGATTTTTG GAGCTTATATTCAATTTCGCTGGTATGATCATGTTTATTGTCACTGGTGCATTGGTTTTAGAATATTATAACTCTTCGTATGTCACCGGTGGTTATATTGGTGCAGGAAAGGTTCTTGGT gtaTTGTGTTTAATCAACGGCCTGCTGTATTTGATAGACTCAGTTCTGGCTTACCGCCAAGGTTACAACACCATctaa